A stretch of Carya illinoinensis cultivar Pawnee chromosome 14, C.illinoinensisPawnee_v1, whole genome shotgun sequence DNA encodes these proteins:
- the LOC122295156 gene encoding DNA replication ATP-dependent helicase/nuclease JHS1 — MPPRKKPISSSSSSSSSKKSNPSNNQQQPSKFGIQHFFERHTQNALLASQNPNNVTVSNAAVSSSPNANPVAVSSSRNPADGPSSGPVDLEKSVLPVQNAINDSNSGRIGPNNDVLTSRNRKSVPNLQNVDPNLEGLASRAPRNTSDSRTSNLNNASQNTPPANLDTMGVNADKNLSEVSPEISKSVSHKRFKFSPGMLIKQSQDDGGDEVTWKISPVNERLQAVSKRIPEMMRVLADSSRLNASHLQQCSLNKGMVRTSPSKADQVEKWLSSPTRKAAEKSLVATNRVGLKRVNPDQDTGSCGNRSELTSAGTASRQSPFRTPPSLSYCHDKIANGVACNGASDLHGLRHHKKALLELLDQVEDVISVEDSLSSDMEAYSTKVHNRDDDGISVKLDRAVERMAMNLPAKVNGASSHCNFLVLEVSERLRPAVSSVAEGPYKVLRLLNEHSGEERAAYLWEEWYYGVVAPGDTVNVIGDFDEQGKCDIDRDSNFIIVHPDILLSGTRVAASFSCPRRTILDERLKCNEYSTAALIGTLLHQIFQAGLIKESPTIKFLEEYAGLVLQKNMESLYACGVNENDIQKTLIEAVPKLLNWIITFKNPQDSKAPVDFGSDGGLKKVNLSEVIDIEEMAWAPKYGLKGMIDASVRVSVKSNRNETNEKIMPLEFKTGKVPNGQSSMEHSAQVILYTLLMSERYQKHIDCGLLYYLQSDQTQGIVVRRSDLVGLVMRRNELASHILKASTMQQLPPMLRSLSMCNGCRHLNVCTIYHKAHGGSTESSGLGDLFDSNASHLTVAHSKFLRHWDWLIDLEAKEIELAKKKIWCPRSLKHDKSTSFLSSLVLDASEELPHHEPLKDKRFIYRFVHQDLPAFNMKASDGDSSVASSPRNYMDSMLRSGDYVILSTEPGRITIASGVITEISRFHVSVSISKRLRLPGSNPSSEAHDLFEEVWRIDKDEIMTSFAVMRLNLVQLFLRNAKSTHLRKMIVDLEAPKFDNGCIFSQDPAISYVWSERNLNDDQRRAILKILTAKDYALILGMPGTGKTSTMVHAVKALLMRGTSILLTSYTNSAVDNLLIKLKAQGIDFVRVGRPEAVHEEVRGNCFSAMNIHSVEDVKIRLDQVKVVAVTCLGITSPLLSNKRFDVCIMDEAGQTSLPVSLGPLMFASTFVLVGDHYQLPPLVQSTEARENGMGVSLFCRLSEAHPQAISALQSQYRMCQGIMELSNALIYGDRLRCGSSEIANARLGLSGLKSCSSWLKEVLNPTNPVIFIDTDILPAFEERDQKNLNNPIEAYIIAEITEKLVENGIEGEDIGIITPYNSQANLIRRSVCITSVEIHTIDKYQGRDKDCILVSFVRSSENPRDCSGSLLGDWHRINVALTRAKKKLIMVGSCKTLSKVPLLKLMIEKVDEQSGILSVSKKDINYKGELKRCSQSR; from the exons ATGCCTCCGAGGAAAAAacccatttcttcttcttcatcatcgtCTTCGTCCAAGAAGTCCAACCCAAGCAACAACCAGCAGCAGCCCTCCAAGTTTGGCATCCAGCATTTCTTCGAGCGCCACACTCAGAACGCCCTCTTAGCTTCCCAGAATCCTAACAATGTCACCGTTTCCAACGCCGCCGTTTCTTCCTCTCCCAACGCCAATCCCGTAGCCGTTTCGAGCTCCCGAAACCCAGCGGATGGTCCCAGTTCGGGGCCGGTTGATCTCGAGAAATCGGTGTTACCTGTTCAAAACGCGATAAATGATTCTAATTCTGGACGTATTGGTCCTAATAATGATGTTTTGACCTCGAGAAACCGTAAAAGTGTACCGAATTTGCAAAATGTAGATCCCAATCTTGAGGGTTTGGCATCTCGGGCACCTAGAAACACGTCGGATTCACGAACGAGTAATCTAAATAATGCGTCGCAGAATACGCCGCCTGCTAATTTGGACACGATGGGTGTTAATGCAGACAAGAACCTGTCCGAAGTGTCGCCAGAGATTTCCAAGTCTGTGTCCCACAAGCGCTTCAAGTTCTCGCCTGGAATG TTGATAAAGCAGAGCCAGGACGATGGAGGTGATGAAGTGACATGGAAGATATCTCCAGTGAATGAAAGACTCCAGGCAGTTTCAAAACGCATACCAGAGATGATGAGAGTGTTGGCCGACTCTTCAAGGCTCAATGCATCACACCTTCAGCAATGCTCACTGAACAAG GGTATGGTACGGACTTCTCCCAGTAAAGCTGACCAGGTTGAAAAGTGGCTCTCGTCACCAACGCGAAAGGCTGCTGAAAAATCTTTGGTAGCCACTAACAGAGTTGGTTTAAAAAGGGTTAACCCGGATCAGGATACTGGTTCATGTGGAAATAGGAGTGAATTGACCAGCGCTGGAACTGCTAGTAGGCAGAGTCCGTTCCGAACTCCACCATCTCTATCATATTGCCATGATAAG ATAGCTAATGGTGTTGCATGTAATGGAGCATCTGATCTGCATGGTTTAAGACATCACAAAAAG GCATTGCTTGAACTTCTGGATCAAGTAGAAGATGTCATTTCTGTTGAAGACTCGTTATCTAGTGACATGGAAGCATATTCAACCAAAGTTCATAACAGAGATGATGATGGGATATCTGTCAAACTTGATCGTGCAGTAGAAAGAATGGCAATGAATTTACCAGCAAAGGTCAATGGGGCTTCTTCCCATTGTAATTTTCTAGTATTAGAG GTGTCTGAGAGGCTTAGACCTGCTGTCTCATCTGTTGCTGAGGGCCCATATAAG GTTCTTCGTCTACTGAATGAGCATAGCGGAGAAGAGCGTGCTGCGTATTTGTGGGAAGAGTG GTATTATGGTGTAGTTGCACCTGGAGATACTGTGAATGTCATTGGTGACTTTGATGAGCAAGGAAAGTGTGACATAGATCGTGACAGCAATTTTATAATCGTTCATCCTGATATATTGCTGTCTGGAACCCGG GTTGCTGCTAGTTTCAGTTGCCCAAGGCGAACAATTCTAGACGAGAGGCTAAAGTGCAATGAGTATTCAACGGCAGCATTAATTGGTACCTTGCTGCACCAAATTTTTCAG GCTGGACTTATTAAGGAAAGTCCTACTATAAAATTCTTGGAGGAATATGCTGGACTGGTGCTCCAGAAAAACATGGAAAGCTTATATGCATGTGGAG TAAATGAAAATGATATACAGAAAACCTTGATTGAGGCTGTACCAAAACTATTGAATTGGATCATCACGTTCAAAAATCCACAG GATTCAAAAGCTCCTGTTGATTTTGGATCCGATGGTGGGCTGAAAAAAGTTAACCTATCTGAG GTAATTGATATTGAGGAGATGGCGTGGGCCCCTAAATATGGTTTGAAAGGGATGATTGATGCTTCTGTCAGAGTCAGTGTGAAATCAAACAGAAATGAAACTAATGAGAAGATTATGCCTTTAGAGTTTAAAACTGGAAAAGTACCCAATGGCCAG TCATCTATGGAACACTCTGCACAAGTAATCTTATACACTCTCCTCATGTCTGAGAG GTACCAGAAGCATATTGATTGTGGTCTTTTATACTATCTTCAGTCAGATCAGACACAG GGAATTGTGGTTCGAAGATCTGACTTGGTTGGGCTTGTTATGCGTCGTAATGAACTTGCAAGTCATATTCTCAAGGCATCAACAATGCAACAATTACCCCCTATGTTACGG AGTCTGAGCATGTGTAATGGTTGTCGCCATCTTAATGTCTGTACTATCTATCAtaag GCACATGGTGGAAGCACTGAAAGTAGTGGATTAGGTGATCTGTTTGATTCAAATGCTAGCCACCTAACTGTAGCTCATAGCAAGTTCCTTCGGCATTGGGATTGGttgattgacttagaagctaaAGAGATTGAG CTTGCGAAGAAAAAGATCTGGTGTCCTCGTAGTTTGAAGCATGATAAGTCCACTAGTTTCCtttcttctcttgttcttgatgcTTCAGAGGAACTTCCGCATCATGAGCCTCTTAAAGACAAGCGGTTCATTTATCGTTTTGTGCATCAAGATCTACCAGCATTCAATATGAAAGCATCTGATGGAGATTCAAGTGTTGCCTCTTCTCCGAGAAATTATATGGACAGCATGCTTAGAAGTGGAGACTATGTG ATACTTAGCACTGAACCTGGCCGTATAACTATTGCAAGTGGGGTCATTACAGAGATAAGTCGCTTTCATGTTTCT GTTTCTATTTCCAAGCGTCTTCGGCTTCCTGGGAGCAATCCTTCTTCAGAGGCACATGATCTTTTTGAAGAGGTTTGGCGGATTGACAAGGATGAAATTATGACTTCATTTGCAGTTATGAG GCTTAACCTTGTACAACTTTTTCTACGAAATGCAAAAAGTACCCATCTACGGAAGATGATCGTTGATCTTGAG GCTCCTAAATTTGACAATGGATGTATATTCAGCCAAGATCCAGCAATATCTTATGTCTGGTCCGAAAGGAATTTGAATGATGATCAGCGTCGGGCTATTCTTAAG ATACTTACAGCGAAGGATTACGCTCTAATACTAGGAATGCCTGGAACCGGCAAGACTTCTACAATGGTGCATGCTGTAAAAGCCTTGTTGATGAGAGGGACATCCATCTTGCTGACATCCTATACAAACTCCGCTGTTGATAATTtgcttataaaattaaaagctCAG gGCATTGATTTTGTACGTGTTGGAAGACCTGAAGCCGTGCATGAAGAAGTTCGGGGAAATTGTTTTTCAG CAATGAACATACACAGTGTTGAAGATGTCAAAATAAGATTAGACCAAGTCAAAGTTGTTGCAGTTACTTGTCTTGGAATTACTAGTCCTTTGCTTTCCAACAAGAGATTTGATGTATGCATCATGGATGAAGCTGGACAGACTAGCCTTCCA GTATCACTAGGACCCCTGATGTTTGCTTCGACATTTGTCCTTGTTGGTGATCATTATCAACTACCTCCTCTTGTCCAG AGTACAGAGGCTCGGGAGAACGGGATGGGAGTTAGCCTGTTTTGCAGACTATCAGAAGCACATCCTCAGGCAATTTCAGCGCTGCAGAGCCAG TATCGAATGTGTCAAGGCATTATGGAACTATCAAATGCCTTAATATATGGTGACAGATTACGTTGTGGTTCCTCTGAAATAGCTAATGCCAGACTTGGGCTTTCTGGTTTAAAATCTTGTTCATCATGGCTAAAGGAG GTTTTGAACCCAACAAATCCAGTCATATTTATTGATACAG ATATTTTACCTGCTTTTGAGGAGAGAGATCAAAAGAATCTGAATAATCCTATTGAAGCTTACATAATTGCAGAG